One window from the genome of Gadus macrocephalus chromosome 7, ASM3116895v1 encodes:
- the puraa gene encoding purine-rich element binding protein Aa, whose translation MADRDSGSEQGGAAAGPGIGSMHLATGGAGSASGLQHETQELASKRVDIQNKRFYLDVKQNAKGRFLKIAEVGAGGNKSRLTLSMSVAVEFRDYLGDFIEHYAQLGPSNPDMVQDEPRRALKSEFLVRENRKYYMDLKENQRGRFLRIRQTVNRGPGLGSTQGQTIALPAQGLIEFRDALAKLIDDYGVEDEPAELPEGSSLTVDNKRFFFDVGSNKYGVFMRVSEVKPTYRNSITVPYKVWSKFGNTFCKYAEEMKKIQEKQREKRACELQQQEMHADDGEED comes from the coding sequence ATGGCGGACAGAGACAGTGGAAGTGAGCAGGGTGGAGCGGCAGCGGGCCCGGGCATCGGTTCCATGCACCTAGCGACCGGAGGGGCGGGCTCGGCGTCTGGACTGCAGCATGAGACACAAGAGCTGGCGTCGAAGCGAGTTGACATACAGAACAAACGCTTCTATTTGGACGTAAAGCAGAACGCAAAAGGCCGCTTCTTAAAGATAGCAGAAGTCGGGGCCGGAGGAAACAAGAGCCGCCTCACTCTCTCCATGTCCGTGGCGGTCGAGTTCCGCGACTACTTGGGGGACTTTATCGAACACTATGCCCAGTTGGGTCCGAGTAACCCAGATATGGTGCAAGATGAGCCCAGACGAGCACTCAAGAGTGAATTCCTGGTCCGGGAAAATCGTAAATACTACATGGATCTGAAAGAGAACCAGAGAGGACGGTTTCTGAGGATCCGACAGACCGTTAATCGGGGCCCCGGTTTGGGATCTACACAAGGCCAGACTATTGCTTTGCCAGCCCAGGGACTTATCGAGTTTCGTGACGCTTTGGCTAAACTTATTGACGATTACGGTGTGGAGGACGAGCCTGCAGAGTTGCCAGAAGGGTCATCTCTTACTGTGGACAACAAACGCTTTTTCTTCGACGTCGGATCCAATAAGTACGGGGTGTTCATGAGAGTAAGCGAGGTAAAGCCAACGTACCGTAACTCAATCACGGTGCCCTACAAAGTGTGGTCCAAATTTGGGAATACTTTTTGTAAATATGCCGAGGAGATGAAGAAGATCCAGGAGAAACAGCGGGAGAAAAGGGCATGTGAGCTGCAGCAACAAGAGATGCATGCAGATGATGGAGAAGAGGAttga
- the LOC132461546 gene encoding pro-neuregulin-2, membrane-bound isoform-like — MRLDPVHLSMLVIGVSFACYSPSLNSLQDQAYKSAVVIEGKVQSAVPANVSSSSSSSGSLAEEPHSVHSVRVLDVWPVNSGGLEREQLVTYVGEFGSESQQPSSSSSPSSSCDAKVIANHKYIFFMDPTDEPLVFKASFAPLDTSGKNLKKDVGKILCVDCGKFTSFWGGGGRREGGIAMLKSNPEE, encoded by the coding sequence ATGAGGCTTGATCCAGTGCATTTATCCATGCTGGTCATCGGGGTCTCCTTCGCCTGCTACTCCCCGAGTTTGAATTCCCTGCAGGACCAGGCTTACAAATCCGCCGTGGTGATCGAGGGTAAGGTGCAGTCTGCGGTGCCCGCgaacgtctcctcctcctcctcttcctccggctCCCTGGCGGAGGAGCCGCACAGCGTGCACAGTGTCAGGGTGCTGGACGTGTGGCCGGTCAACAGTGGGGGTCTGGAGCGCGAGCAGCTCGTCACTTATGTGGGAGAATTCGGCTCGGAGTCGCAGcagccgtcgtcgtcgtcgtctccTTCGTCGTCGTGTGATGCCAAAGTGATCGCGAACCACAAGTACATCTTTTTCATGGACCCCACGGACGAGCCCTTGGTTTTCAAGGCATCGTTCGCGCCCCTGGACACGAGTGGGAAAAATCTAAAAAAAGATGTGGGGAAGATCTTGTGTGTAGACTGCGGTAAGTTCACATctttttgggggggaggggggaggagggaaggggggatcGCAATGCTAAAGTCAAACCCGGAAGAAtga